One genomic segment of Mycolicibacterium chubuense NBB4 includes these proteins:
- a CDS encoding complex I subunit 1 family protein, protein MTASTITTVSGVWATVAAALVLALGYYAAALDSGLSGRDVGAAAHLRAPLAESVRLLCQRRRTTVAADRLLWRIGGGGLITVALLMITVVPLGRWTLFDSDVGIVWFNAMDVCVWALVWLAGWGPNSIHPLIGGYRFLAQALGYELPLMFALVGPAIAAASLRVGTVADAQHGLWYGVWMPVAFGVYLLAVTGFSVWGPLSAAVGADISGGVAAELSGVDRLLWSVGRYTVLAAGSAFSVPLFLGGGAGPVLPEWLWVLVKTVAVLTFLVWVRRRLPILRPDRFMEVGWLVLLPAVLVQDLVVAVVTVWR, encoded by the coding sequence ATGACTGCGTCGACGATCACCACGGTTTCGGGGGTGTGGGCGACAGTCGCCGCCGCGTTGGTCCTCGCGCTCGGGTATTACGCCGCCGCACTCGACAGCGGACTGTCCGGGCGCGACGTCGGTGCAGCGGCGCACCTGCGAGCGCCGCTGGCGGAGTCCGTCCGGCTGCTCTGTCAGCGACGGCGCACCACCGTCGCGGCCGACCGGTTGCTGTGGCGAATCGGCGGTGGGGGCCTGATCACCGTCGCCCTGCTGATGATCACCGTGGTGCCGCTGGGTCGGTGGACGCTGTTCGACAGCGATGTGGGCATCGTCTGGTTCAACGCGATGGACGTCTGTGTGTGGGCGTTGGTGTGGCTGGCCGGCTGGGGCCCCAACTCGATTCACCCGCTCATCGGGGGTTACCGGTTCCTCGCTCAGGCACTCGGCTACGAGTTGCCGCTCATGTTCGCGTTGGTCGGTCCCGCCATCGCGGCGGCCAGCCTGCGGGTCGGCACGGTGGCCGACGCCCAGCACGGCCTGTGGTACGGGGTGTGGATGCCGGTCGCCTTCGGTGTGTATTTGCTTGCGGTGACCGGGTTCTCGGTGTGGGGGCCGCTCTCGGCCGCGGTCGGCGCCGACATCTCCGGCGGGGTGGCCGCAGAGCTCTCCGGCGTCGATCGCCTGCTCTGGAGTGTGGGACGGTACACAGTGCTGGCCGCCGGGTCGGCGTTCTCCGTCCCCCTGTTCCTCGGGGGAGGCGCGGGTCCGGTGCTGCCGGAGTGGTTGTGGGTCCTCGTGAAAACCGTTGCGGTGCTGACGTTTCTCGTGTGGGTCCGGCGCCGGTTGCCGATCCTTCGCCCGGACAGGTTCATGGAGGTCGGCTGGCTTGTGCTGCTGCCGGCCGTACTCGTACAAGATCTGGTCGTGGCCGTCGTCACGGTCTGGAGGTGA
- a CDS encoding CBS domain-containing protein, with product MRISDVLRNKGATVATITPETSVAGLLTELSVHNIGAMVVVSPDGLQGIVSERDVVRKLHEIGPDLLRRPVSDIMTTLVATCSPDDSVDSLSALMTTNRVRHVPVVVGDRLAGIVSIGDVVKTRMEELEREQQQLQAYITQG from the coding sequence GTGCGGATATCCGATGTGTTGCGCAACAAGGGTGCGACGGTGGCCACGATCACGCCCGAAACCTCGGTTGCCGGCCTGCTGACCGAACTGTCCGTGCACAACATCGGCGCCATGGTCGTGGTGTCGCCGGATGGGTTGCAGGGCATCGTGTCCGAGCGTGATGTCGTGCGCAAGCTGCACGAGATCGGCCCCGACCTCTTGCGGCGGCCCGTGTCGGACATCATGACGACACTGGTGGCGACATGCTCGCCCGACGACTCCGTGGACAGCCTGAGCGCGCTGATGACCACCAACCGGGTGCGGCACGTGCCGGTGGTCGTGGGCGACCGGCTCGCCGGGATCGTCAGCATCGGTGACGTCGTCAAGACCCGCATGGAGGAACTCGAGCGGGAGCAGCAGCAACTGCAGGCCTACATCACCCAGGGATGA
- a CDS encoding NADH-quinone oxidoreductase subunit A — MYTGMVAMVLVALLGIAGVYALHRLAAVAPTVLVSLPFQSGWRPEEHALSRYHARWYPASIVFLAFDVEMLFMYPWALVVAEKGARAIVEMFVFLAALFVAVAWAWREGALRWA, encoded by the coding sequence ATGTACACCGGCATGGTGGCGATGGTGCTGGTCGCGTTGCTGGGGATCGCCGGCGTCTACGCACTGCATCGCCTCGCCGCGGTCGCGCCGACGGTTCTCGTGTCGTTGCCCTTTCAGTCCGGGTGGCGACCGGAAGAACACGCGCTGTCGCGGTACCACGCCCGCTGGTACCCGGCCTCCATCGTGTTCCTGGCCTTCGACGTCGAAATGCTGTTCATGTATCCGTGGGCGCTCGTCGTCGCGGAGAAAGGCGCCCGGGCGATCGTCGAGATGTTCGTCTTCCTGGCTGCGCTGTTCGTCGCGGTGGCGTGGGCCTGGCGGGAGGGGGCCCTGCGGTGGGCCTGA
- a CDS encoding GNAT family N-acetyltransferase — MAIDVAPARRSDVKTLARVLGRAFHDDPVMMWMVPNGARRAKALPRIFAAMTRHHFLANDAVEIASTAGAVGAAALWDPPGRWKQTAIEELRMLPAFLLAMGSEGRRGQVVSELMKRHHPEEPHWYLAVIGSDPGVRGTGFGQALMASRLDRCDAEGAPAYLESTKESNVPYYLRFGFEVTGELTVPDGGPTMWQMWRSPR, encoded by the coding sequence GTGGCCATCGATGTCGCTCCCGCGCGCCGGTCGGACGTGAAGACGTTGGCCCGCGTGCTGGGCCGGGCTTTTCACGACGATCCCGTGATGATGTGGATGGTGCCCAACGGCGCGCGGCGGGCGAAGGCGCTGCCGCGGATCTTCGCGGCGATGACCCGGCACCACTTCCTGGCCAACGACGCGGTGGAGATCGCCTCGACCGCCGGGGCGGTCGGTGCGGCGGCGCTGTGGGACCCCCCGGGCCGGTGGAAGCAGACGGCGATCGAGGAACTGCGCATGCTGCCGGCGTTCCTGCTGGCGATGGGCAGCGAAGGCCGGCGAGGGCAGGTCGTGTCCGAACTGATGAAGCGCCACCACCCGGAGGAGCCGCACTGGTATCTGGCGGTGATCGGCAGCGATCCCGGCGTGCGGGGCACCGGCTTCGGGCAGGCCCTGATGGCCTCGCGGCTCGATCGTTGCGACGCCGAGGGCGCCCCCGCCTATCTGGAGTCGACGAAGGAATCCAACGTGCCGTACTACCTGCGGTTCGGCTTCGAGGTGACCGGCGAGCTCACGGTCCCCGACGGCGGGCCGACGATGTGGCAGATGTGGCGGTCGCCGCGCTGA
- the nuoK gene encoding NADH-quinone oxidoreductase subunit NuoK: protein MTLQTVLLVAAALFSVGLYGALSQQVVVMVMMGLELMINAVILAAAAFWWFLAPAPTGQVLLMVIIAAMTVEMAMGFAVATLLHRDRQSDMTDSATDLTG, encoded by the coding sequence ATGACGCTGCAGACGGTGCTGCTGGTTGCCGCAGCGCTGTTCAGCGTCGGCTTGTACGGCGCGTTGTCCCAGCAGGTGGTGGTGATGGTGATGATGGGCCTGGAGCTGATGATCAACGCCGTCATCCTCGCTGCCGCGGCATTCTGGTGGTTCCTCGCGCCCGCGCCGACGGGTCAGGTGCTGCTGATGGTGATCATCGCGGCGATGACCGTGGAGATGGCGATGGGATTCGCGGTCGCCACGCTCCTGCATCGGGACCGGCAGTCCGACATGACCGACAGCGCAACCGACCTGACCGGATGA
- a CDS encoding NADH-quinone oxidoreductase subunit J, whose protein sequence is MVADVVFWIAAVVAVAAGAAVFVVDSMARATYALATSFIAVGVAVLLLAQNYVGVIVILMMVMEMAVMAVYMVMFMGMNPALMPMSMVHGKRMSIAVSAATFALLAAGILSVDWPQRRGSPPGDVTAALGAALMGPKMLAMVVISPVMVATIVGGVVLATHRSRYDRLGDDLRRRPPRDPQPGGVGR, encoded by the coding sequence ATGGTTGCCGACGTCGTGTTCTGGATCGCCGCTGTGGTGGCCGTCGCCGCCGGAGCTGCGGTGTTCGTCGTCGATTCGATGGCCCGCGCCACCTACGCCCTGGCGACGTCGTTCATCGCGGTCGGCGTCGCGGTGCTGCTGCTGGCGCAGAACTACGTGGGCGTCATCGTCATTCTGATGATGGTCATGGAGATGGCGGTGATGGCCGTCTACATGGTCATGTTCATGGGCATGAACCCGGCGCTGATGCCGATGAGCATGGTGCACGGCAAGCGCATGTCGATCGCTGTCTCGGCGGCGACGTTCGCGCTGTTGGCCGCCGGCATCCTGTCGGTGGACTGGCCGCAGCGGCGTGGGAGTCCGCCGGGAGATGTCACCGCCGCGCTCGGCGCCGCGCTGATGGGGCCGAAGATGCTCGCCATGGTGGTGATCAGCCCGGTGATGGTCGCCACGATCGTGGGCGGTGTGGTGCTGGCCACTCATCGCAGCCGGTACGACCGGCTCGGTGACGACCTGCGCCGGCGTCCCCCTCGGGACCCGCAACCGGGAGGGGTGGGGCGATGA
- a CDS encoding proton-conducting transporter membrane subunit: MTAAMLAGAQWSLWGLVGLPAAGGIILSLNAFRSPTADRLPSVVSVAVSAVMVALSAVVAVARPTVDVPFMAGADLTLRVDALAATMAATVAVTTLLVLIFTVGDDSVAGGRFYGLMLVFAAAAMLTVTAATLPALLLAWEVMGAVSYGLIGFWWRENDRVSAGLTAFLTTRTADLGLYLAAGGALAGGAGLALADLADASGGWRHVIAAGFLVAALGKAAQLPFSFWLSRAMEGPSPVSALLHSAAMVALGAYLLLRMGDLLAASGWAAPAAAWLGVATAVVLGAVALAQRDLKQLLAASTSAQLGFVVMAAGLAAISGGATQLVAHAATKAGLFLTAGAWLSLVGSKRLDDLQGIGRRRPLVGVTAAVSALALAGVAPLSLWATKDEILAAAQERSVWLYLAGLAAAGLSAAYSGKVLLVVWRRPRQAPSEQLNRSTLSGWQQEPLVVLAAGAALAGVLALPPVGPRLSRALDHGATPHATVLEWTISAVLAAVVVLAVLRWGAPEPRWLVGWLGLQKGVDAVVVAPTLRLARLVARFDDRVIDRAVHAAAAGAMTAATGAARLDVGGVDRSVRAVAGLMRRLGELARKPQTGQLHHYYLSAVALVVLAVLLLIVAR; encoded by the coding sequence ATGACGGCGGCAATGCTCGCTGGTGCGCAGTGGTCGCTGTGGGGGCTGGTCGGCCTACCGGCGGCCGGTGGAATCATTCTGTCGCTCAATGCGTTTCGGAGTCCGACCGCCGATCGGCTGCCGTCGGTGGTCTCGGTCGCGGTGTCGGCGGTGATGGTCGCGCTCTCCGCGGTGGTCGCCGTGGCCAGGCCGACGGTCGACGTGCCGTTCATGGCCGGAGCGGACCTCACCTTGCGGGTGGATGCGCTGGCCGCGACGATGGCGGCGACGGTTGCCGTGACCACGTTGCTGGTGCTGATCTTCACGGTCGGCGACGACTCCGTGGCGGGCGGCCGCTTCTACGGGTTGATGCTGGTCTTCGCCGCTGCCGCGATGCTGACCGTCACCGCGGCGACCCTGCCCGCACTGCTGCTCGCGTGGGAGGTCATGGGCGCGGTCTCCTACGGGTTGATCGGTTTCTGGTGGCGCGAGAACGACCGGGTGTCGGCCGGTTTGACCGCCTTCCTCACCACGCGCACCGCCGACCTCGGTCTGTATCTGGCTGCCGGCGGTGCACTCGCCGGCGGAGCGGGGCTCGCGCTGGCGGACCTCGCGGACGCCTCCGGCGGCTGGCGGCACGTCATCGCGGCCGGGTTTCTGGTGGCCGCACTCGGTAAGGCGGCGCAGCTGCCGTTCTCGTTCTGGCTCTCCCGGGCGATGGAGGGCCCGAGCCCGGTCAGCGCTCTGCTGCACTCGGCAGCGATGGTGGCGTTGGGCGCCTACCTGCTGCTGCGTATGGGCGATCTCCTGGCTGCCTCGGGGTGGGCCGCCCCGGCCGCGGCGTGGCTCGGCGTTGCGACTGCCGTTGTGCTGGGTGCGGTGGCCCTCGCCCAGCGTGATCTCAAACAGCTGCTCGCCGCGTCGACCTCGGCGCAGCTGGGTTTCGTGGTGATGGCTGCCGGGCTCGCCGCGATCAGTGGCGGTGCGACGCAACTGGTCGCCCATGCGGCCACCAAGGCCGGACTCTTCCTCACCGCGGGCGCATGGTTGTCGCTCGTGGGCAGCAAGCGCCTCGACGACCTGCAGGGGATCGGCCGCCGTCGGCCGCTCGTCGGCGTGACTGCCGCGGTGTCGGCCCTCGCACTGGCGGGCGTGGCGCCGTTGTCCCTGTGGGCGACCAAGGACGAGATCCTGGCCGCCGCGCAGGAGCGTTCGGTGTGGCTGTATCTCGCCGGCCTGGCGGCGGCCGGGCTGTCGGCCGCCTACTCCGGCAAAGTGCTGCTGGTCGTCTGGCGGCGCCCTCGGCAAGCGCCGTCCGAACAGCTGAACCGGTCGACGCTGAGCGGGTGGCAACAAGAGCCGCTCGTCGTGCTGGCCGCGGGCGCGGCCCTCGCCGGGGTGCTCGCGCTACCGCCGGTCGGTCCGCGGCTGAGCCGAGCACTCGACCACGGCGCGACGCCGCATGCCACGGTGCTCGAGTGGACGATCTCGGCGGTGCTCGCCGCCGTCGTCGTGCTCGCGGTACTGCGTTGGGGTGCACCGGAACCGCGCTGGCTCGTCGGGTGGCTGGGCCTGCAGAAGGGCGTCGACGCGGTGGTCGTCGCACCCACACTGCGGCTCGCGCGGCTCGTCGCCCGGTTCGACGACCGGGTCATCGATCGGGCCGTGCACGCGGCCGCGGCCGGTGCGATGACGGCCGCCACCGGGGCGGCGCGCCTCGACGTCGGCGGCGTCGACCGCAGCGTGCGGGCCGTCGCGGGCCTCATGCGACGGCTGGGGGAGTTGGCGAGAAAGCCGCAGACCGGACAGCTGCACCACTACTACCTGAGCGCCGTCGCGCTCGTCGTCCTGGCCGTCCTACTTCTGATCGTCGCGAGGTGA